The Egicoccus sp. AB-alg2 nucleotide sequence GGCGATCAGCGGCAGCGTGAGCCCACCCCAACCGTCCAGCGCGAGCCGTTCGCGCCAGCTGGCCCTGGTCCCCGGACGGGCGTGCCCCACCGGCTGCGGCGCCTCGGGTGGCGCCGCAGCCGAGCCGGTGAGGGCTGTCACCCGGCCATCCACTCGTTCATGCGCTCGGACACCGGGTCGTAGTGCTCCGCCCAGTACGAGTAGTCCATCACGGCCGCCCGCTTCGCGGCGTTCGCTGCGCTGGTGGGCAGTTCGTCGCCGACGTGCGGCTCGACGAATTCCATGGCCGCGTCATTGACCGGCGCGTACGCACTCGCATTCGCGTAGTCGGCCTGCGCCTCCGGGGAGTTCAGGAACCAGTTCATCCACTCTTGGGCGAGGTCGGTGTGCGGATACCCGTTGGGAATGATCACGTGGTCGTAGGACAGGAGGTGTTCGTTCCACTCGTTGGCGACGGGCTGCCCTGCCTGCGCGGCTTCGAAGATGCGACCGTTCCATGCCTGGATCAGGGGCACCTCGCCGCTCGACACGAGCTGGACCTGCTCCTGGCCGGTGTCGTAGAAGACGATGTCGTCCTTGATCGTGTCCAACTTGGCGAAGGCGCGATCGATGTCGAGCGGATAGAGATCGTCCGGCGCCACGCCGTCGGCCAACAATGCCGCCTCGAACATCGCTCCGGTCGCGTAGCGCCAGAATCCCCGCTTGCCGGGGAACGCCTCTGTGTCGAAGAACTCCGCCCAGGACGTGGGGTGCTGACCGGTTGGGTACTTGTCGGTGTTGTAGGCGATCGTGAACGCGTACTCGAGGATCGGCACCGCGCAGTCGTTGACGAACTGCGGATCGATGGCCGAGACGTCGATGACGTCGAAGTCCAACGGCGTGGCCCAGCCGTTCTCGCAGGCCGTGACGGCGAAGTTCGGTTCCACCTCGACGGCACCCCAAGTCACGCGATCCGACTCGACCTGGGCCCGGATCTTGGCGTAGTCGCTGGGCGAGTCCTGCCGGATCTCGACGCCGCGCTCCTCCGCCCACGGCATGACCAGAGCATCAACGGTGACCTGTTGGTCCTCGCCACCCCACATGACGACCGTCAGCTCCGACGCCTCACTGCTGGATGCAGCCTCCTCCGATGAATCGGGGCTGGCTCCACAGGCCGTCGCCAGCATGGACAGGGCGACCACCGCAGTGGTCATGCGGGCACCACACGTCGAACGCATCGAGTCTCCCAACTCTCCCGGGCGCTAGATTGACTGGCGCGTCAGTCAACTTTGCTGCACTGGCGACTGCCTGTCAAGGAAATTCATCTCGTCAGCCGTGGGAAGGGCGACGTCGCTGGCGGGACATCGGGACCGGTGTCGGCGGGTCGGGCGTCCAGGCGGCGAGCACCTCGGTCGGCGGGGTCGGGACACACCTGGGGTCGGCACGGAACCAGCTCCGCTGGCGCTTGGCGTAGCTCCACGTCCGCTTCGCGATCGCGGCCGCGAGGCCCTCGCGCGGGGCCGTTCCGTCCAGGACGTCGGCTGCCTCGGCGTACCCGATGGCCTTGGCGGCGGTGCTCGACAGCCCGCGCGGCGCGGCACGCAGCGCGGCGACCTCGTCGAGCAGGCCGTCGGCGACCATCTGGTCGGCACGCCGGTGGATGCGGGCACGCAGTTCGGCGGCGGGCGGCTCGAGGTAGGCCACCCGTAGGTCCGGATAGATCGACGTGTAGTGCTGCCAGGCGTCGTGGAAAGCGGAGAAGCGCTCGCCGGTCAGCTCGATGACCTCCAGCGCCCGGACCGTGCGCCTGACGTTGGCCGGTTCGATCCGGGCCGCGGCGGTCGGATCGAGGGTCGCGAGGTGGGCGTGGGCGGCCGCCGGCTGCTCCCACCAGCGGGCCTCCAGCGCCGCGCGGACGTCGGGGTCCGTGGGCGGGAAGCGCAGGTCGTCGACGACGGCGCGGAAGTACAGTCCCGACCCGCCCACCAGCAGCGGCGTCGCCCCGCGGCCGGCAACGTCGGCCACGGCGGCGCGGACACGTGTCTGGAACCATGCAACCGTGACCTCCTCCCACGGGTCGCACAGGTCGAGCCCGTGGTGGGGGATCTCGGCCTGCTCGGCCGCGGTCGGCTTGGCGGTGCCAATGTCCAGGCCGCGGTAGACCGTGAACGCGTCGACGGCCACCAGTTCGGTGGGCCTGCCGGCGCGGCTGCGGGTGCGGGCCACGTCCAGGGCCAGCGACGACTTGCCGCTGGCGGTCGGTCCGACGACGGCCAGGACCGGGCTGGTGACGGGCGTCATGCCGTCGCGGCCTCGCTCGCCACGAGCCGGCCGGCACCGTCGACGACGTGGTGCTCGACGGCCGGGAACGGCGCCCGGCCGGCCGCGGCGGTGAGCAGCACGGTCAGCGGCGCCCACCCGGCCGCGCCGTGGACCGTGGCGGCCGCCGGCCCCAGTTCGCTGAAGGCGTCGAGGTCGTTGCCCGCCACCGCGGTGACGGCGGCCTGGTCCCACGCGATCGCCGCCGCGAGGTCGTCGGCGCCGCGGCGGCGGGCCAGGTCGCCGCTCGCGACGAGCGCGATGCGGCGCTGCGTGGCACGGGCGGCCCCGATGATGCCGGCAGCGGTCGCCTCCAGGGCCTGACGTCCCGCGCCGCGCGGCACCGTGACGGGCTGGACGCAGGCGTCCGGCTGCACGGTGCTGACCAGCAGCGCCAGCGCCGCGAGGTCGCCGGCGAGCCAGTCGTCGCGGACGCGCGGGATCTGGCCTCGCGAGGTGAGCGCGCCCAGCAGTTCCTCGTCGTGGCGCAGCTCGGCGCGGACGTCCGGCAGGCCGCGCTGCGACAGCGACGCGCCCGAGGCGTCATGGACGAGGGCCTCGTGGCCGGCCGCGAGCAGGACGAAGGAGTCGACCCGCGGCAGCGCCGTCAGCGTGAAGTCCACGGCGGCCCGCAGCGCCCGCACCGTGTCCTCGCTCGCGCCTTCGAAGAGCGCGACCGCCGTCGGCAGGACGGCCCGGCCGACCAGGGTCACCGCACGACCGGCACGGACGTCAGCACGGGCAGTCGTAGTCCTGCCGCGCCCGGGGTCGGGGGCGTCTGCGCCGGCAGGCCGTGCCCTTCGCCGCGGGCCAGGGCCGCCCCGGCGGCCAGGCCGGCGGCCGTGCGACGCAGCACCCCGGCCTCGCCACCGATGGCGTAGTTGGTGGCGGCCTCCACGACCTCGACGGTGACCAGGTCGCCGGGCGCGAACGCGGGCGTGCCGTCGGCGGCGCCCTGGGGGGCCGGGAAGTGCACCAGGTGGTTGCCGCGTGTGCGGCCCGACCACCGCGACGGGTCGGTCTTCGACGGCGCCTCGACCAGCAGTTCCTGGCTGGTGCCGAGCAGCCGCTGGTGGGCGGTCAGCGACTGGGCGCGGGTCAGGGCCTCCAGCCGGCCATAGCGCTCGCGAACCACCTCGGCCGGCACGAACTCGTCGACCAGGTCGGCCGCCGGCGTACCGGGCCGTGGCGAGTACTGGAACGTGAACGCCTGGTCGAACCCGACCGCGTCCACGACCTCGAGCGTGGCCTCGAAGTCCTCGTCGGTCTCGCCCGGGAACCCGACGATGATGTCGGTCGTGAGCGCGGCATCGGGCATGAGCGCACGCGTCTTGTCCACCAGGGCGAGGTAGCGCCGGGCACGGTAGGAGCGCCGCATGCGCCGCAGCACCCGGTCGGAGCCCGACTGCAGCGGCAGGTGCAGGTGGTGGCAGACGTTGGGCGTCTCCGCCATCGCGTGCAACACCTCGTCGGTGAAGTCGCGCGGGTGCGGCGAGGTGAATCGGACCCGTTCGAGGCCGTCGACCCGGCCGAGTTCGCGCAGCAGGTCGGCGAACTGCGATGCGCCGGCGAGGTCACGCCCGTAGGAGTTGACGTTCTGGCCGAGCAGGGTCACCTCGACGACGTCGTCGGCGACCAGCGCCTCCACCTCCTCGACGATCTCACCGATGCGACGCGAGCGTTCCGGACCGCGCAGGCTCGGCACGATGCAGAAGGTGCAGCTGTTGTTGCAGCCGACGGCGATCGACACCCAGGCGTGGTGGCGCACCGAGCGCTTGGCGGGCAGGGCCGAGGGGAAGGTCTCCAACTGCTCGACGAGTTCGACCACGGGGATCGCGGCCGAGTCGGCCTGGGCGAGCAGCTTGGGCAGCTCGGGAAGGTTGTGGGTGCCGTAGACGACGTCCACCCATGGCGCCTTCTCCGCCACGGTGGCGCCGTCCTTCTGTGCCAGGCAGCCGCCGACCACGATGGTGAGGTCGCGGCCCTCGCGGCGGCGCTCGTCCTTCAGGCCCTTCAGGTGACCGAGGGTGCCGTAGAGGCGGTTGTCGGCGTTCTCGCGTACGGCACAGGTGTTCAGCAGCACGAGGTCGGCCGACGCCTCGTCGGCGGCGCGCCGGTAGCCGAGGGTCTCCAGCAGGCCGGCGGCACGACCGGAGTCGTGCTCGTTCATCTGGCAGCCGAAGGTGCGGACGGCGTAGGTCTTTGGCACAGCGGAACTCACAGGCCGACACGGGGAAGCTCGGATGGTACGCCAGGACCGTACGTCGGCCCGGCGACGCCTGTGGCCGGATCGTGCCGGCGGTCCTGCCGACCTCGTGGCGCGGCTCCGTACCTGGCCGACGCGCGCCGGCGGTCGCCGTGACGGCGTCGTCAGGGGGCGCCGTCGCCACCCTCGCGGGCCGTGGTCAGCCGCTTGCGGTTCTGGTGGTGCTCCGGCAGGCCGGCGTCGCTGTGGGTACCGCGCCCGGCGGCGACGAACGCCA carries:
- a CDS encoding ABC transporter substrate-binding protein, whose protein sequence is MTTAVVALSMLATACGASPDSSEEAASSSEASELTVVMWGGEDQQVTVDALVMPWAEERGVEIRQDSPSDYAKIRAQVESDRVTWGAVEVEPNFAVTACENGWATPLDFDVIDVSAIDPQFVNDCAVPILEYAFTIAYNTDKYPTGQHPTSWAEFFDTEAFPGKRGFWRYATGAMFEAALLADGVAPDDLYPLDIDRAFAKLDTIKDDIVFYDTGQEQVQLVSSGEVPLIQAWNGRIFEAAQAGQPVANEWNEHLLSYDHVIIPNGYPHTDLAQEWMNWFLNSPEAQADYANASAYAPVNDAAMEFVEPHVGDELPTSAANAAKRAAVMDYSYWAEHYDPVSERMNEWMAG
- the miaA gene encoding tRNA (adenosine(37)-N6)-dimethylallyltransferase MiaA; the protein is MTPVTSPVLAVVGPTASGKSSLALDVARTRSRAGRPTELVAVDAFTVYRGLDIGTAKPTAAEQAEIPHHGLDLCDPWEEVTVAWFQTRVRAAVADVAGRGATPLLVGGSGLYFRAVVDDLRFPPTDPDVRAALEARWWEQPAAAHAHLATLDPTAAARIEPANVRRTVRALEVIELTGERFSAFHDAWQHYTSIYPDLRVAYLEPPAAELRARIHRRADQMVADGLLDEVAALRAAPRGLSSTAAKAIGYAEAADVLDGTAPREGLAAAIAKRTWSYAKRQRSWFRADPRCVPTPPTEVLAAWTPDPPTPVPMSRQRRRPSHG
- the miaB gene encoding tRNA (N6-isopentenyl adenosine(37)-C2)-methylthiotransferase MiaB — its product is MPKTYAVRTFGCQMNEHDSGRAAGLLETLGYRRAADEASADLVLLNTCAVRENADNRLYGTLGHLKGLKDERRREGRDLTIVVGGCLAQKDGATVAEKAPWVDVVYGTHNLPELPKLLAQADSAAIPVVELVEQLETFPSALPAKRSVRHHAWVSIAVGCNNSCTFCIVPSLRGPERSRRIGEIVEEVEALVADDVVEVTLLGQNVNSYGRDLAGASQFADLLRELGRVDGLERVRFTSPHPRDFTDEVLHAMAETPNVCHHLHLPLQSGSDRVLRRMRRSYRARRYLALVDKTRALMPDAALTTDIIVGFPGETDEDFEATLEVVDAVGFDQAFTFQYSPRPGTPAADLVDEFVPAEVVRERYGRLEALTRAQSLTAHQRLLGTSQELLVEAPSKTDPSRWSGRTRGNHLVHFPAPQGAADGTPAFAPGDLVTVEVVEAATNYAIGGEAGVLRRTAAGLAAGAALARGEGHGLPAQTPPTPGAAGLRLPVLTSVPVVR